The proteins below are encoded in one region of Oncorhynchus nerka isolate Pitt River linkage group LG15, Oner_Uvic_2.0, whole genome shotgun sequence:
- the LOC115103862 gene encoding homeobox protein Meis1-like isoform X2, translating to MAQRYEDLPHYGMDGVGLPSTMYGDPHAARSMQAVHLNHGPQFHSHQYPHSTHASAIPPSMGSSVNDAIKRDKDAIYGHPLFPLLALIFEKCELATCTPRETGVAGGDVCSSESFNEDIAVFSKQIRSEKPIFSSNPEIDNLMIQAIQVLRFHLLELEKVHELCDNFCHRYISCLKGKMPIDLVIDDRDGGNKSDSEDFTRSSGPLDQISWSRDHDDTASVRSAGTPGPSSGGHTSHSGDNNSEEGDCMDNGVASPSTGDDDDPDKEKRDRHNKKRGIFPKVATNIMRAWLFQHLTHPYPSEEQKKQLAQDTGLTILQVNNCQ from the exons ATGGCGCAACGG TATGAAGACCTTCCCCACTATGGAATGGACGGAGTAGGGCTTCCCTCGACTATGTACGGGGACCCTCATGCAGCGCGCTCCATGCAGGCGGTTCACCTGAACCACGGGCCCCAGTTCCACTCGCACCAGTACCCGCACTCAACACACGCCAGTGCCATACCGCCCAGTATGGGCTCCTCTGTCAACGAcgcaataaaaagagacaaagaTGCCATTTACGG GCATCCCCTGTTCCCACTTCTAGCACTGATTTTTGAAAAATGTGAATTAGCAACTTGCACGCCGAGAGAAACTGGGGTCGCTGGAGGCGACGTGTGTTCCTCGGAGTCTTTCAATGAGGATATAGCAGTATTTTCAAAACAG ATTCGATCAGAGAAGCCTATATTTTCATCAAATCCAGAAATTGATAATTTG ATGATACAAGCAATTCAAGTATTACGGTTTCATCTGCTCGAGCTGGAGAAG GTACACGAGCTATGCGATAATTTCTGTCATCGATACATCAGCTGCTTGAAAGGAAAAATGCCCATTGATTTGGTCATAGACGACAGGGACGGTGGAAATAAATCTGACAGTGAAGATTTTACAAGATCGTCTGGGCCTCTTGATCAG ATCTCGTGGAGCAGAGACCACGATGACACGGCGTCAGTTCGCTCGGCGGGGACGCCCGGGCCCTCCAGTGGGGGACACACGTCACACAGTGGGGACAACAACAGTGAAGAAG GTGACTGCATGGACAACGGGGTGGCCTCTCCCAGCACTGGGGACGATGACGACCCTGACAAGGAAAAGAGGGATCGTCACAACAAGAAGCGAGGAATCTTCCCTAAAGTGGCCACCAACATCATGAGGGCGTGGCTCTTCCAGCACTTGACA